In Pectobacterium aroidearum, the following are encoded in one genomic region:
- the iclR gene encoding glyoxylate bypass operon transcriptional repressor IclR, with the protein MTPPEPAKRGKKPRASTGTAAQPTGQVQSLTRGLTLLEYIAKANGSVALTDLAQQAGLPNSTTHRLLTTMQQQGFVRQVGDLGLWTIGSHAFIVGSSFLQSRNLLAIVHPIVRKLMEDSGETVNLAVLDQTDSQAIIIDQVQCTALMRMSAPIGGKLPMHASGAGKAFLAHLPDAQVTQLLHKKGLHGYTPHTFSSPQALKENLSLIRKQGYSFDDEEHALGLRCIAACILDEHQEAFAAISISGPVSRITDDRVTELGALVIKAAKQVMQEYSGL; encoded by the coding sequence ATGACGCCACCAGAGCCAGCTAAACGCGGGAAAAAACCCAGAGCCAGCACGGGAACCGCTGCACAGCCAACCGGGCAGGTTCAGTCCCTGACCCGTGGCCTGACGCTGCTTGAATATATCGCCAAAGCCAACGGCAGCGTGGCGCTAACCGACCTCGCTCAGCAGGCCGGTTTACCGAATTCCACCACTCACCGTCTGCTCACCACTATGCAACAGCAGGGCTTTGTGCGTCAGGTTGGCGATCTGGGGTTGTGGACGATTGGCTCACACGCGTTTATCGTCGGCAGCAGCTTTCTGCAAAGCCGCAACCTGCTGGCGATTGTGCATCCGATAGTACGAAAGTTGATGGAAGACTCGGGCGAAACCGTCAATCTGGCTGTACTCGATCAGACCGACAGTCAGGCGATCATCATCGATCAGGTGCAATGTACGGCGCTGATGCGTATGTCTGCACCGATCGGCGGTAAGCTGCCGATGCATGCTTCCGGTGCCGGGAAAGCGTTTCTGGCGCATTTACCCGATGCGCAGGTCACGCAACTGCTGCACAAGAAAGGGCTGCACGGCTACACACCGCACACTTTCAGCTCGCCACAAGCCCTAAAGGAAAATTTGTCGCTGATTCGCAAGCAGGGTTACTCCTTCGATGATGAAGAGCATGCGCTGGGGTTACGCTGTATCGCGGCCTGTATTCTGGATGAACATCAGGAAGCCTTCGCTGCCATTTCCATCTCGGGCCCCGTATCTCGCATCACGGACGACCGCGTCACAGAACTCGGGGCGCTGGTAATCAAAGCTGCGAAACAGGTGATGCAGGAATACAGTGGGCTATGA